The Nymphaea colorata isolate Beijing-Zhang1983 unplaced genomic scaffold, ASM883128v2 scaffold0714, whole genome shotgun sequence genomic sequence CTAATCCTATagtaaaatgcaaaaaatccGAATTTTCCTTCTCGATTCTAAAGATACGATCAACAGTGATTGTCCATACCAATAAAGCATTGGTAATCATGACAAAGATGCAAACTATTTTCACGATTAAATTTTCTGACTGGAGCAAATCATAgatagttttttattatttgttatGATGCTCTTGCCATTGCTATAAAAACTGATACCTTTCATCGTATTTTATCGCAAAGTTACGTCCGTAGTAGTTTAACAGCTTTTACTTTAGACGCTGAAGCTTTGTTCTCGtcataaaatttagaaatttctcATAAAGGTTTGCGTCGATTGCCTGGTTTTCCTTCTAGAGACTTGTTCGACGCTATTTCGGATAGTTGGTCATGGTTTTAGTCTTTCCACGATGCATAAGCTTCATCTTTTCCAtctatatttaaaataatatgaaCGTAATTTGGAAAACTTATAAACATGTATTTGAGCGATTTTTTAGAAGAATAATATTAAGTACTGGGCTTAATTGTGAAGTAATGAATGCGTTTATCATTCTTATTATTCgtaatttcattttttaccGAAATTGAGCATGAAAActtctttaattttataaacGATTTAATTATAATATCGTAATGACCTTCTATTGTAGTCGAGTTTCTCTttccaaaatcatcaatttcaataaaaacataTCGATTCTGTTCAATTTGCCAAAATTAATAACTATGGACCAAAGGAAAAATAACACGAACAATTAGAAAATGATTTAAAGCTGCATAAGAGCATttataatggaaaaatagagTATTAATAAGAGAATGGCTACGAAAAATATAGCAATTAGATGATATCATCCGTCTTTTCATTCCTTCACTATCGACTCCAAGGGCGGAGGAATGATGATGGATGCTGTAGATTATTCAGGCTTTTCGATCAATTTGCTTCTAAAAATCAGATCGAAATCATTATCATTGTTTGCTATAAAGAAATTGGAAGGATGTTTTTCTAATTTACTCAAAAAAGATGTCTTTGCGCTTTCGGAAGGAGTCTCCACGCATGTTATTACGTGCTATCGATGCGGTATCTCCATTACAGCGCCTTTAGCACGACAGCTGTTTCTTCCTGAACGAATTCTCTCATGTTTTACAGCAACTACCTTTTATTCTACATTATTCCACTATGTTTTTTCGAGACTGAAATAATCCGGCTTCTTTCTTCCACTCCTGAGTTGAGGATTCAACTTTACAGGGGATATGGCAGATCTCTTTGCGCAGGATCTGTAAACCTTTGCGAAGGGTCGATTGTTTGTATTGGGGTCGATGGAGTTAAGAGACAGATGAGAACCGCGATTGATGCTGCTAAGCTCTGCATAATTTTTAGATGGTTGATCATCGTTTTAGAAGGTTTTGTATTTCGCCATAGTACGATCAGGGACGCACCCCATTGcaaattattataaaaataaagaattccCCTTGCAATAGTGATTAAAGTGGTCTAATAGATATGCAGAATTCAAACGATCACGACAACACATTTTAGAGGGCGTATGCAATCTCAATTGCTCGACCCCTCAAAAAATCGGTGAAGTTCCTCAGTCCGACCAGGTTCAGGCTTAAGGTTTCGCAAAAGTATTGACGAAGTGTCTGTGATGGGTTCTTTTCGTTCCAAAATCCTCGACTTTCACTTATGTTTTCCCAGTTTCCGACTCCGTAGTACAAAATTCCCCTACAAATCAAACAGTCATGCCGAACAGTCCATGCCTGCAGCGTGGTAATTTCTTTCAAGACTATCTTTGGCGTATGAATCTTCAGCTATATATTCGGGTCATTTTCAAACATTCGGCAAAAGATTTTCATGCGGAAAAGGTCTGTAATTGTCTTGAAGATAGAGCTTGGCtgaataaaataataattacttggaatttgaagaaaaagtaaactttagcttcttccgAAATCTTGGTCTTAATCTTTGAGATGCATGAAGCGTAAAGATGAGCCATGAAGAAGCTTATGTATTGTTCAAGCTTGGCTATTATGGCTGCTTTCGGTTCGCTGAAACATTTAGGCTcgattttcatcattttgttgTAATAATCTTCAATGGTTAAGGTATTCGCGCCGAAAATCATGATAACTCTCAAGAAGACCACCCTCTCTAACTCTGAAAGTTGCTTAGTGTTTGTCTTGTCCTGTAAgtatttttcatcaaactgCTCACAAAGCATCCGTATAAGTGAGCTTGGGTAGAGTTTATTTCCATTTGGATTGTAAATAGAGCCTCTCAAGTTTTGGCTGCTTGACAAGGTTAGCGAAGATTGTTTGTATGAAGAATTAGCTGATGAAACAGGCTAATTCTTATCATTCGTACTCGAAGAaacatcttctctttctttgtgaaACTTGATCCTGGCAATCTTGATGTTGGAATAGTAATATTTTCCCAAAGGAGACATCTTTTCATCCATGATCAAGAGTGAATACCCTTGCAGCATCTGCTTGAAATCGAACATATTTCCGACGACTTTGAGGCTCTGGTATGCGACAATTAGCACGTTGAATTTGAAGACAAAGTACTTTGCTGAGGTCTTTACGATTGACTTGCGTATCATCTCCTAGATGTGCTACTGTGGACCTTGCAGAACAAGAGCAGTTAGGTTTGGTGTCTTTTGGATCAGGTTGCTAGCCCACCAAGACACTTTGAGCTCGTCTGTAAAAATCGCTACTGGGGCAGGGTTCTTATCAAGAAAGTAAATTGTGTTGATAAGCTCACACATGGCTTCAGCTTTCACTGCCATGTTTTTAATGTTCAAGTACTGCTTTGATTTTTGGGTATAGATGGAGTGAATATTTTCCACTTCGAAGAAACTATCCTAGCCTAAAAGCCTTGTTATATTTCCAGTCTTGTCCTCTTTCCCTGTAGGTCTTTTGGtaagttttatgttgttttcGAGACCGTATGCACTGATGCAGTTGGCCAGATATTTTTTGATGATGCATTAGGGTAGCTATCTGTGAGAGTAGATATCGTTCATTTTGAGCTGATGGAAGAACTTAGCGAGATGGTGCTTGCATTGCCTAAAAACACTCATATCCACCCAAACGAAGGAGTTGTAGGTGTGGCGCCACTTAATCAGAAATTTGAAAGTGCCCCGCATGCCAATGTTTGCACAAAGGAACTTGTCATCTCTTAGGAGCTACCATATTTTGTCGATTGAGAAGAGTCTGTAGTCTGCAGGGACACACATAGAAAAGATGGCCTCTATCTACGGCTAGGAGCTGACTGAGATATTCAATGCTTCGTCATTTATTAAGCTTGGATTGATATGGCAATCCTAAACCCAGGTGAAATGTATGGGCGAGGGATGATTGACCAAGACGAAAAAATATTCCTTTTGGTTGTAGTTGAGCTTGCTGATGACCTCCTTGATGCCGAACTGGGTAAGACAAGATAAGCAGACGTTTTGCCTTTCACTTAAATTGCTGTATTTGCATTTGGCTCCTGATTCCATAACTTTCAATGGGAGGGGATGGCATCGCTGATGGACCTTCCGGAGACAGATGCTACAAGTATGGGTCTGTGTGTCAGTCAATTCCAAGTAGTTTTTGCAATTCATGCATTTGTTGGAGTCAATACATGATAGACATTCGTAGCTGCTTGCAGTGAGATTCTTTCTTACTTCATAGTGCTGCTGGGCCAGGGATTCAAGACATTTAGGGTGGCAGCCTCGATTGCAAGCTGTACAGCTCATAGAGGGGAACTCCTGATGGATCTTTCCCAAGCATGAAAAACACGTCTCCCTCACGCTGGGGTACATGAACTCGCGCATGATCTCGCTGGCGCTCCGCATGTCGAGGAGGTTGTGGTAGACCTCCTCGCTGATGTTCAGAACTCTGCTGCTAGCCTCGAACTCTTGCATTTACGATGGGCAATTATAATAGCGTAGGCTATTGCATTTTATATCAATTAATATGTATTTCAATATTGAGATCAATAGCCTGATATTGAGATCAATTGGTTGCGGCCCTATATAGCTTGGCGAAATGGGCAAGAGTCATTGTAAAGGCCTTGCTGGCTAATCCTGCATGGAGGAACTCTGCTCCAACGCCCTGGAAGTTGTGGCTAAATGGACCATAGCAAGTATTTCGGTTACCGAGAGAGTCCACTATATGTTTTCCACACTTATCAGCAGTAGTTGTATAGAATGCCTATGCGTTTCTAGTCATCGTCGTGGAAACAATGTAGGGTCGTGCAGTGAGGGTGTCTATTTTTTTCGAACATTAATAGCCAACTGCCTGAGAGAAAAAGTCAATCAACTTTTTGGTGGCGCTATAGTGGGCACTACCTGCGTAACTGGCCATGGCTGCACCTGAACTCAGATTAATGACACCTGACCTGTGTTTTCTCTCCCCCATCTTTCCCAGGAAAAGGTGGCTTAGAATAACCACTGGCAAGCAGTTAATCTTCATTTATCTTCTCACCTCTTAGTAAGATAGGTTAGCGAAGTAGTCTTCATATTATGTTGAGTACCTGGAGCATAATAACCAACATTATTGACGAGAATGCTGACGTcctttttcattatttctttGAACGATGCTGCATACTCCTATTCGGTTGTCATTTTCTCAAAGTCCATTGGGCTGGTTTCAATCTGAATCTTGGGGTTGATTGTTTGGAGCCTTTCCCGAGCAGCCTGCAATTTTTCCTTGCTCCTGCTCACGAGGATGATATCGAAGCTTTCTTTGGCAAGCTCCTCTGCAATTGCCAAGCCGATTCCCTCTGATCCGCCTGTTATCAAGGCCCATCCTCCTCCATATCTTTTATGAAGATCATGCCTGCGAGTAAGGTAAGGACCGATGAGGGCTTTGATGAAGAGGAACAACCTTATGAGGCCGACCCAAAAGGAAATGAATAAAATGCCTGAGAGTATTGAATTTTATTCAAGAAGATTGTATATTTCAGTGCTCATCTAATATTAATTACGAATtatttaaaattctaaaaaagaaaaggggtgAACCGAATAGGATCGGGAAGTTTTTCATTActtgaaaagtgaaaataagAATTAATGACACTTGATATTGAAAGAAATATCCCCTCTGTTCTTCTCTGTTGGGCATTTACGCCTGGACGGCCTTCACTATGATTCTaccattacaaaaaaaatatattcaaattgaTAATTATTAATCATCATGGGAATGTAACGGAATGTTTTTGTCTAAGCGATTGAAGATATGGTCATTTCAGCTGAAGATAAAGCCCATCACGTTTAAACTGTTTCCATATTAGTCCATCTAGAACTTAAAGTTATATGAATGTTTTATTTGACAAAATTGGTAATAAGCATGCGACAAAATTAATTCTTATactcttttattttgaaattatttgcCTAAGAATTAATTCTTacatttaaatcattttaaaaatgcaGGCACTTAACCAAAACACAACAATCAAGCTGGCCGTTGAGCACAACATCAGCTCACTAAAAGTAATTGAAGCTCGCTACGACCTCAACCAAACCGTCCTATCTGTGAAGGAAAACATCGAAATGCGCTTCGGCTCAGTAGCCGCCTATACTAAGCTTCAACTCAAAGACCCCAAGGGTGCACTCATCGCAGAAATGAATGATGACATGCGAACACTCGGATCCTATGGAGCAGCCACCGGAATGGTCCTCTATGTAATCGACCTTAACCCCACCTCCATTCATAAAGAGATCGAAAGCTTTGAGGGGGTGGAAAAATATGTCATCAGCGAAGAAGATTACGATAAACTTCCCGAAAActtcagaaaatggaaaaaggaaatgattaaGAAATATCCCCAACTACTTGAACAAAAACAAGCAGTCGTTGCAACTAATCAATTCGACCCGGACTATATGTCCGAGCTCGCTAGCACTGTTTCTATTGGATCTCGATGCAAGATTGAAAGCGGAGCAAGAGGTAGTGTTGCTTTTGTGGGAAAAGTCGTCGATTTGGGTCCAGGCTACTATGTGGGAGTTGTTTTGGACTAGCCATACGGCAACAGTGATGGAAAAGTGAAGGGAGTGAAGTACTTCGAAGCATCAGACAAGTATGCAACATTCGTTAGGCCCAACGCCTTGGAAATTGGTGACTTTCCAGTACTGGACCTTGATGATGAACTATGATCTATTTAATCATCAATCACTTCGAATATAACTAGTTCAAGCCTGACTCATTATACTATAATTAAAATGTTTGTAGACGACCCAAGGCTTCGCCGGATAAAAGCAACCGATGGCAGACGTAGGGAGAAGGGCCCTATTCGGGTAGGAGGTGGACTAGACAGCCAGAGCCATAATCAATCCCAGAACCAGAACCAGAACCTGATCCCGCCCAGGAATGATCCTCCTCAGCCACCCCCAACTATCAACTAGAGCCAGCAGAGCATAAGGACCATGCTTGGTTCAATATGGGGCAACACCCCCAACATATTCTCGAACCATCTGAACCAAAACCAACCACTTCAAACAAGCCCAGATCCTCAAAGATTTCCACAAAACATGCACTCTCAAACTTCGCAGGCTGGAGGCATTTACAATCCTACTACAGAGGTTCTCCAAAGGCAAAGGGAAGAAGCACCACATGTCAATCTAAGTGGAAATGCGGAAAGGCTTCCCCAGGAAATCCTATTATACCTCAGGCTAACCAAGAAGTAATAAACAATTCAGTTCCACACTCCGTTCAGCCACAACAGGAAATAAATCAAGCCCAATGGCTTGTCCCGATTGAGGGATTTTCCCAAAGGCAAAATTTCAACGAATCCTTTCCAGTCTTTGTTCCCAGATTCACCCAGCGGGTGGATTAAAGATTAATTGGCTACCCTCGCAAAATCAATGTGGCTGCCTCTGCGAATACTTCAACAAATATTCCAAACATTCCCTAGGCCaatcctccttattttcaatGGAATGCTCCAAGTCCAGATAGGAGGATATAAATTGAACCTGACAATAACTACCAGAACCAACCAAATTTACCATATAGCTTATACCCATAGCAGCCAAATGTTCTTACCTATCCTCAAACTAATCCATATTAGCAAACAAATGCATACTACCAACAACAACACCAGAGCATGATGCCGTAAAATGCTTTTGTGCAATACCTTCAAAATCAAATGACTGCCATAACCAATCAAATCAATCTCGCTTATGCAATTAAACCTCAAGTTCAACTTCAAGCCAATAGGCCTTAGTAATATGCAGAGTCTTTCTCTATTCCTTCCAGTCACATTCGCTTTTTGCAGGCATTGCAAATCGACTTATCGGAAATAGACTTCTCTACAGTAATTCTGCCATACTACCGATTCTAATTCTAAACTGGAAGAAACCAATGGAACCCTAACCTCACAACTATCAACCCAAAGGCAGTGGATTACTTCATGCTTTTCCAATACTTGGTAAGGCAATAGACAGCAAAGAACAAAACATCAAACATATTTTTAGTCTTGAAAAGATTGGAAGAGTCATTTTCCAAGTAGTCATCTTCAATTGTTCCTGAAAGCGGTTTCCTATAAGCCAAAGTGAAGGATATGAAAGAATATATTCCTTTTATCGCTTCTATCAAAAGATGGTAAATAGTAAATAATATAGGTATGAAAGGATAAACGCCATTCTCAAAATTTGCAAAGAGAAGCTCAACATCATCTACAAAAAAACACCCGTAATTGCAGAGAACAAATTGATGCTGTTCAAGCTCGGCGCATCATAATCAAGCAAAGCCTTAAAGATCGTTCAATCTGCTCACAAAAAATTTGACCTGGTCCGTCAACAAACAGCTTCAACAGAAGAGCTACTTCAAATATACAATAAAGTAGGCTACCAATATTGCTTCTATTATCCTGATGATGGAGTTGCTCAGATTTGCCAACAAATCTACGAAGACTTCAAAGAAATGCTCACCAAGACAAACTAATTTGAATGTTTCTATCCCAAGAGGATATACGGAGAGAACCAGGAGTTTCAAAAGGCGGATTCAATTTCTCTTTCAATTGAAATGATTCACAGGTTGGCATAATAATGCGGCAATTTAGAGGATCTCCAGGCAAAAGTGCGCAAGATGAAGGCAAGGCTCGCCATCAAGCAAAGAGGACAGTCGCTATTGCTGaaagatgagaaaaaatcatCCGAATACTTCAAAAAAGAATGGAGGATAGTAAACTTGTTGAGAGAAGTTCAGTCAATCCTGAAAAACCGGAGGAAAAAATGCATGATGGATGAGTAGTGATTGCAATGGACTTATTGCATAATCTTTATAACAACATACGAATAGCTATCTAATTATCATGACTATTGCTTTTTCCTATTGGCGAACGTTATGCATAGAAAACTTGCTACCAGCCCTGCCAAAATACACAttcttaatttgaggcaagaCTGTTACATACTGATTGCCATCTTAAAATACTTTTGGTCATTTTATAAATGATAAACTTCTCTGAGCACTATTTGTTCGGCACAAGCTGTCTCACTATCGTCCACAAGTGAAGAGTATTGTACGATATCCGATGCATTTATCTATCTTATTCCATATGACTAATCAACGATCGATGAATTTATACCCATAATAGTCTATACCCTATAACCGCTTGCTCTTTGGTATAAGTAGCTATAACGCTCCAGCATCAAAAAGAATACAGCCTCATCAGTATTCATTTATCCATTTTCTAAAGTATACcttaaaaaattctaaaagatgTGGTAAGCAGATGAAGCGGCCGATGCTTTTCCTCCCAACCAATTTCCCCAGACAAACAAGCGCTTACTTGTTGTTATATTTGCATAGTTTTTGCCTTCATCTTTGAAACCGACTTCAAATGGATGGAAAGGTAAGTCTTATCCTTCTTGTATCACCCAGTCAGCTTGGTAATGTTTGAAAAAGGTGCCAAGGGTTCCTTACATAATTGCCATTTTATTCAAAGAATGTGTGATAGCTCCATCGATCCATATGAGATAATCAGAATTAAATGGGTCTATTTAGGAGGCTTCCATAAGTAGCCTCATCTTACTCATGACCACTGGATTATACATTTTTAGTCCGTATTGTGGGAGTATAGAATAATGTTGCCACTTAAGCCAATCTTTCTTGGCATTATCAAT encodes the following:
- the LOC116245518 gene encoding tubulin-folding cofactor B; amino-acid sequence: MAEGHLLKSSGQVTCQGQQMFYELLLNNTQYMIKFYDSLGKALNQNTTIKLAVEHNISSLKVIEARYDLNQTVLSVKENIEMRFGSVAAYTKLQLKDPKGALIAEMNDDMRTLGSYGAATGMVLYVIDLNPTSIHKEIESFEGVEKYVISEEDYDKLPENFRKWKKEMIKKYPQLLEQKQAVVATNQFDPDYMSELASTVSIGSRCKIESGARGSVAFVGKVVDLGPGYYVGVVLD